CGAGCACCCCGAACAGGAACGTGCCGACGATGTTCACGGCGAGCACGCCCCACGGCGCGTGCAGGCCCAGGCCACGCGCCATCAGCCGCCCCGTGCCAAGCCTGGCGAGGGCCCCCAGCGCACCGGCCGGCGCCGCCAGCACCCACGAGAGCGCGCTCACCTGAGCACCCGCGCCATGACGCGCCGGGTGGCCACCACGGCGATGAGCCCCAGCACCACCGTGGCCGCGACGTAGAGCACGGCCGTGGCCGACATGCCCCGGCGCATCAGGCCCAAAGCCTCGAGCTGGATTCCCGAGAACGTGGTGAGCGATCCGCAGAAGCCCACGGCCGCAAGCGGATGGAGCCAGTGGGGCAGGGATGGGCGCCAGGCGATCATCGCCGCCACCGCGGCGAGCAGCACGGTGCCCACGATGTTCACGACCAGAGTGCCGAGCGGCCAGCTCTCGCTGGGTAGCCCCTCGGCCAGGCCAGCACGCACGAGGGCGCCGATGGCTCCGCCCACGGCGATGGCGACAAGGGCCGCAGCACGGGGACTCATTCCGCCAGCCTAACCGCGCGTCGCGTACCATCGCGCCTCTCATGGACCGCCGCGTATCTCTCGCAGCCGCCCTGGCCATCCCGGCGCTGGGCCTTGCCCTGGCAACCCCCGCATCGGCGGCCCACCGGCCCATCGAGGCCGTCGGCGGATCGCTGGCGTCGATGACCGGATCGGCGAGCCCCTACGGCATTTCGCAGGCGCGCGGCGCCGCGCTGGCGGCATCCGAGACCCGCGGCCAGCCGGTGTGCGTGCGGCTGCACCTGGCCGATGATCAGTCGGCCAACCAGATGGCCGCCCACCAGATGACCGGCTTCGTGGGTGCGCGGGTGTCCGCGGTGCTGGGGCCCACGCTCTCGGGCGTGGCGGCGGCGGCCGACCCCATCGCGGGTGCCGCGGGAATCCCCGTGCTCGGGGTCACCAACGCCACGCTCGACCTCGCGGCGGCGGGCCCCACGTTCTGGCGCGTGAGCCTGTCCGAGAACCGGCTCATTCCCGCATCGGTGGCGTATGCCAACGACAAGCGCGACATCACCACGGCGTCACTGGTATCGGTGAGCAGTGACGGGTACTCCGAGGGCGCGGCCCAGGCGTTCCGCTCCGCGGCTGCCGATCAGGGAATCCGCCTGCTCGCCGATGTCACCATGCCCGCGGGCAGCGGGCGCGCAGACCAGCTCATCGCCCAGGCGGTGGCACCCGGGCCGCAGGCCATCTTCTTCGCGGCGCGCAGCGCCGACGCCGCCAGCCTCGCGGTGGCGGCCGCGGGCTCGTCGCTGATGAAGGTGGGGGGCAACGGCTACAACACGCCCGACGTGCTCACGGCGGCGGGATCAGCCACCGACGGCTTCATCGTGAGTGCCTCATGGAACCCCAACAAGCGCGACGCCGCCAGCCGGGCCTTCGTGCGCGACTACCGCGCCAAGTACCGCTCCGCCCCGGACGCGTTCGCGGCGCAGGGCTACGGCGGGGTGCAGCTGCTGGCCGCTGCCGCCGGCGCCGGGCACGGCGGGGCGCCCGATCGCGTGCTGGCGGGGCTCCGACGGGTGCGGGCGGTGCCGTCGGTGCTCGGCACCATGCGGTTCATACCCGGCGTGCGCGAGGCTGTATACCCCGCCACCGTTCAGGTGGTGCAGGGCGGTCGGCTGCTGCTGGCGCCCTAGCGGCCCGGCCGCCGGGCGCGGTCAGGCCTCGATGCCCGCAGCCACCCGGCGCTTGACCCGGGCCAGCATGCCAGCCATGCCGCGCATGCGAAGCGGGGTCACCAGCTCCTCGAGCCCCATCGACAGGTAGAAGTCGTTGGGGGTGGCCAGCACCTCCTCGGGGCTGGCGCCGTCGAGGCCCTCGTGCAGCACGGCGGCGAAGCCGCGGGAGGTGGGCGCCTCCATGGGCGCGTCGAAGAACAGCCGCACCTCCACCGGCTGCACCTCCACCGCGAGGAACAGCGGCGCCTGGCACTCCTCCACCGGCTCCATGCTGTCGCGGTCTTCCACCAGGCGGTCGGGTAGCGGTGGCAGGGAGTTGGCGAAGTCGAGCAGCAGCGGCAGGCGGAGCTCCTTCGGCGTGTCCGCGAACTCCTCGACGATCTCGTGAAGCTTGTCCCTCACTTCTCGATCGGCACGCGCACGGCGTTGCCCCATTCCACCCACGAGCCGTCGTAGTTGCGCACCTGGTCGAAGCCCAGCAGGTGGGTGAGCACGAACCAGGTGTGGCTGGATCGCTCGCCGATGCGGCAGTAGGCGATCACGTCGTCGCCCTTGTCGAGTCCGATCTCGCCCTCGTAGATGGCGCGCAGTTCGTCCACCGGAAGGAACGTACCGTCGTCCTCATCCGCCGCGCGGCGCCACGGCACGTTGGCGGCGGTGGGGATGTGCCCGCCGCGAATGGCGCCCTCCTGCGGGTACTCGGGCATGTGCAGCAGCTCGCCCGAGAACTCCCCGGGCGAGCGCACGTCCACCAGCTTGCCGTTGCCGATGTGGGCGAGTACCTGCTCGCGGTAGGCGCGGATCACGCTGTCGTCGCGCTCGGTCACCGGGTAGTCGGCCGGAGCGGGGGAGGGCACGTCGGTGGTGATCGGGCGGCCTTCGTTCACCCACTTCTTGCGGCCGCCGTCGAGCAGGCGCACGTCGGCGTGCCCGAAAAGCGAGGTGACCCACAGGGCGTACGACGCCCACCAATTGTTCTGGTCGCCGTAGAAGACGATGGTGGTGTCGGGCGTGATGCCCTTCGCCGACATCAACTTCGAGAAGCCCTTGGCATCCACGTAGTCGCGGGTGAGCGGGTCGTTCAGGTCGAGGTGCCAGTCGATCTTGACGGCGCCGGGGATGTGCCCGGTGTCGTACAGCAGCACGTCCTCGTCGCTCTCCGCCACGACCAGCCCGGGGTCGCCCAGGTGGGCCTCGAGCCACTCGGTGGTGACCATCCGCTCGGGGTGGGCGTAGGCCTTGATCTTCGGGTCCTGATCG
Above is a genomic segment from Actinomycetota bacterium containing:
- a CDS encoding CrcB family protein produces the protein MSPRAAALVAIAVGGAIGALVRAGLAEGLPSESWPLGTLVVNIVGTVLLAAVAAMIAWRPSLPHWLHPLAAVGFCGSLTTFSGIQLEALGLMRRGMSATAVLYVAATVVLGLIAVVATRRVMARVLR
- a CDS encoding SufE family protein; amino-acid sequence: MGQRRARADREVRDKLHEIVEEFADTPKELRLPLLLDFANSLPPLPDRLVEDRDSMEPVEECQAPLFLAVEVQPVEVRLFFDAPMEAPTSRGFAAVLHEGLDGASPEEVLATPNDFYLSMGLEELVTPLRMRGMAGMLARVKRRVAAGIEA
- a CDS encoding sulfurtransferase, whose product is MPVEYDQDPKIKAYAHPERMVTTEWLEAHLGDPGLVVAESDEDVLLYDTGHIPGAVKIDWHLDLNDPLTRDYVDAKGFSKLMSAKGITPDTTIVFYGDQNNWWASYALWVTSLFGHADVRLLDGGRKKWVNEGRPITTDVPSPAPADYPVTERDDSVIRAYREQVLAHIGNGKLVDVRSPGEFSGELLHMPEYPQEGAIRGGHIPTAANVPWRRAADEDDGTFLPVDELRAIYEGEIGLDKGDDVIAYCRIGERSSHTWFVLTHLLGFDQVRNYDGSWVEWGNAVRVPIEK